One Gemmatimonadota bacterium DNA window includes the following coding sequences:
- a CDS encoding TonB-dependent receptor plug domain-containing protein, whose protein sequence is MKNVYSDVFRPPGFWVALLCTVLLALPVGLHAQTTGKIAGRVTDADSGEPLPGANVVVVDTRMGATVDVNGEYFILRVSPGIYEVRASLVGYQSVSKTEVEVLLDRTATVDFQLKESTVELDAIVVTADLDPVQMDVSYAQQAITQEQLETIPVGARIRDQVTTQVGLDKDAWGITIRGENAMNIGFNMDGVTAADNRHQRAYTSFSKTAIKQVQVLTGGFNAEYGNIRGGVVNFVTKEPSQFFVSAEGTYNPAGKKHFGPNLYSEDNWWDVGRFQSNSPTEDRNGDGEPDFIGWNQELANRTAGGKQWTAGVSGKDPITTVEQARGIWAWQHRSHDGDDPYADGPFNANPEDRDYDYLWDITVGGPILKDKVGFTASSRKERMAYPFDVATVSYRDNTTQLKLTFTPTATTKLSVQYIRGFQHGSHQGNNVGVPQRTQQAVFENYNHSRMFMPAAEFQKMLIERNHGLVSWTHTLSAKTFYNLTARFGGADWTTQWHPEKLTNAPAMAIHTDGSMEPVDESSADAARARGAVVLNEAPFGWNYKPGGNDILNLFRMQGGGGNSRAGDWSTMDDLDITADFTSQITPHHQIKAGVQVHHFNLHENRGMVPAAVPEFSDPIYRDEYEGPRVSSTDDVIFPWTGRSDPDLPNGGDINGDGVFNESDVPSGGATGDHNNYFVKTPIFGGVFFQDRMEYRDIVVNAGVRLDWHRPDLYFDLPNETHFPWFGRDAEAVYRAVRKVRPPTDWAFSPRFGASYPITDLSKMFINYGHFNQIVNTRDMYRTQSGLGQSLEFFGNPWMKMERTIQYEMGYERSFQGQYLLTGTVYFKDGENEAWPAVRIRGAFNTGAPRNTQNAFVTDARGLELKLQKTRGQFFTGFLSYDIRQARVRNTAWQDIRDAKTVSTPSRTVLENSPNNAAPPFKAKPQIKLGGNFRTPLDYGGEQRLLKGGWNLGFYLDREAGEWFNYNPGNADASLINVLNAQWVDEYAAHLRISKIFDMPGSPMLFIEISNPLNFQNTHTLGGGNRNDLFGTAPEDTPRGGVGSFGGGQAFVYSGTNTGNRFRAYMESIGWTVDSNGKLQEGKRPGTDVLDFPDMRRPSLLFSDRRDITFGARFSF, encoded by the coding sequence ATGAAGAACGTTTACAGTGATGTTTTTCGCCCGCCGGGATTTTGGGTGGCACTGTTGTGTACAGTGTTGCTTGCCTTGCCGGTTGGGTTGCATGCGCAGACCACGGGGAAGATCGCCGGGCGCGTTACAGACGCAGATTCTGGCGAGCCGTTACCCGGGGCCAATGTCGTGGTGGTAGATACAAGGATGGGCGCGACGGTCGATGTCAACGGCGAGTATTTCATTTTGCGCGTGTCGCCGGGCATTTACGAAGTGCGGGCTTCTCTCGTGGGTTATCAGAGCGTTTCCAAGACCGAGGTGGAAGTGCTTTTAGACCGCACTGCAACGGTTGACTTCCAGCTCAAGGAATCGACGGTCGAGTTGGACGCTATTGTGGTGACAGCCGATCTCGATCCCGTGCAGATGGACGTATCCTATGCGCAGCAGGCGATTACGCAGGAGCAACTCGAAACAATTCCCGTTGGTGCGCGCATTCGGGATCAGGTCACCACGCAGGTGGGTTTAGATAAAGATGCATGGGGTATTACCATTCGCGGTGAAAACGCCATGAACATCGGTTTTAATATGGACGGCGTGACCGCGGCTGACAATCGCCATCAGCGCGCTTATACATCTTTTTCAAAGACCGCGATCAAGCAGGTTCAGGTGCTCACGGGTGGTTTTAATGCCGAATACGGGAATATCCGCGGCGGAGTCGTGAACTTTGTGACCAAAGAACCCAGCCAGTTTTTTGTTTCGGCAGAAGGTACGTACAATCCCGCTGGCAAGAAGCACTTTGGACCCAATCTCTATTCTGAAGACAACTGGTGGGATGTGGGGCGTTTTCAGTCCAATAGTCCTACCGAGGACCGCAATGGAGATGGTGAGCCGGACTTTATTGGCTGGAACCAGGAACTCGCAAATCGCACAGCCGGTGGCAAACAATGGACGGCTGGCGTAAGTGGTAAGGATCCCATTACCACTGTTGAGCAGGCCAGGGGGATATGGGCCTGGCAGCATCGGAGTCATGACGGAGATGACCCGTATGCCGACGGTCCGTTTAACGCAAATCCGGAAGACCGCGATTACGATTATTTGTGGGATATTACGGTTGGTGGCCCAATTTTGAAAGACAAGGTGGGGTTCACGGCGTCGAGCCGCAAGGAGCGCATGGCCTATCCCTTTGATGTGGCCACGGTTTCTTATCGGGACAATACCACACAACTCAAGCTGACGTTTACCCCCACTGCCACGACCAAATTGAGTGTGCAGTATATTCGGGGGTTCCAGCACGGGAGCCATCAGGGCAATAATGTGGGCGTGCCACAGCGCACACAGCAGGCGGTTTTTGAGAACTATAACCATTCGCGCATGTTTATGCCCGCTGCCGAATTCCAGAAGATGCTAATTGAGCGCAATCACGGGTTGGTCTCCTGGACACACACTTTGTCGGCCAAGACGTTTTACAACTTGACGGCGCGATTTGGCGGTGCGGATTGGACCACGCAATGGCATCCGGAAAAACTGACCAACGCGCCCGCAATGGCTATCCACACAGATGGTTCGATGGAACCGGTCGATGAGAGTAGTGCCGATGCGGCCAGAGCGCGGGGTGCCGTGGTTCTGAACGAAGCGCCCTTTGGCTGGAATTACAAGCCCGGTGGCAATGATATTCTCAATCTTTTCCGAATGCAGGGCGGTGGCGGCAATAGCCGTGCAGGCGACTGGTCCACCATGGATGATCTCGATATTACGGCTGATTTCACGAGCCAGATTACCCCGCATCACCAGATTAAAGCCGGTGTGCAGGTGCATCATTTCAATTTGCACGAAAACCGGGGTATGGTGCCAGCCGCAGTTCCCGAATTCAGCGATCCCATTTACAGGGATGAGTACGAAGGTCCGCGCGTCAGTTCAACCGATGACGTGATCTTTCCGTGGACCGGGCGCAGCGATCCGGACTTGCCCAACGGTGGCGATATCAACGGGGATGGCGTTTTCAATGAATCGGATGTGCCTTCGGGCGGCGCAACGGGTGACCACAACAACTATTTTGTGAAAACCCCGATTTTCGGCGGCGTCTTTTTCCAGGACAGGATGGAGTATCGCGATATCGTGGTCAATGCCGGTGTTCGTCTGGATTGGCATCGCCCCGACCTTTATTTTGACCTTCCAAATGAAACTCATTTCCCGTGGTTTGGCAGAGATGCCGAAGCTGTTTATCGCGCGGTGCGCAAAGTGCGCCCGCCAACCGATTGGGCTTTCAGCCCCCGTTTTGGCGCGTCTTATCCGATTACGGATTTGAGCAAAATGTTCATCAACTACGGGCACTTCAACCAGATTGTGAACACGCGCGATATGTATCGCACGCAGAGCGGTTTGGGACAGTCGCTGGAGTTTTTTGGCAATCCGTGGATGAAGATGGAGCGCACGATTCAGTATGAAATGGGATATGAACGCAGCTTCCAGGGCCAGTATCTTTTGACGGGAACGGTTTATTTCAAAGATGGCGAGAACGAAGCCTGGCCCGCCGTGCGAATCAGGGGCGCATTTAACACGGGTGCTCCTCGCAACACGCAAAATGCCTTTGTGACTGATGCGCGCGGGTTGGAACTGAAGTTGCAGAAGACGCGGGGCCAGTTCTTTACTGGTTTCTTGTCTTATGATATTCGCCAGGCGCGGGTTCGCAACACAGCGTGGCAAGATATCCGCGATGCGAAGACGGTTTCAACGCCTTCGAGAACCGTGCTTGAGAATAGCCCGAACAATGCCGCGCCGCCATTCAAGGCAAAGCCTCAGATAAAGTTGGGCGGCAATTTCCGAACGCCCCTCGATTACGGCGGCGAACAGCGCCTGCTCAAGGGCGGCTGGAATCTCGGTTTCTACCTTGATCGCGAGGCCGGAGAGTGGTTCAACTACAACCCGGGCAATGCAGATGCTTCGCTGATCAATGTGCTCAACGCACAGTGGGTTGATGAATACGCCGCGCACCTGCGCATTTCCAAGATATTCGATATGCCGGGATCGCCTATGCTGTTCATAGAGATTTCCAACCCGCTCAACTTCCAAAATACGCACACCCTGGGCGGCGGCAATCGCAACGACCTTTTTGGGACTGCGCCCGAAGACACGCCCAGAGGAGGCGTGGGGAGCTTCGGCGGTGGCCAGGCCTTTGTATATTCCGGCACGAATACTGGCAATCGCTTCCGCGCGTATATGGAATCGATAGGCTGGACAGTAGATTCAAATGGCAAATTGCAAGAAGGCAAGCGACCGGGTACCGATGTCCTGGATTTCCCGGATATGCGACGGCCTTCGCTCCTCTTTAGCGACCGACGGGACATTACGTTTGGCGCCAGGTTTAGTTTCTGA
- a CDS encoding NAD-dependent epimerase/dehydratase family protein gives MIEKTVADTAVAPLVGSLPPHCQRDVDTLRRFVHETISREAPAAAVSPSDFKEVFLTGATGFIGRFFLLDLLQQSTDLVVHCIVRADNAKHGFERIRAALQQADIWDERFAPRISVIVGDIGQTQFGLPAEQFDSLCQRIDAVYHLAADINLTSSYLDIRTINTFSIRNALELCLRRRFKHLFYASTMGVFPQYFCAFAHEFKHSRIDHQMQPDLESMKRMFPIGLLGYPWSKLTSEQILLFAQQAGMPLAIFRLPQISLSSAGYTPANDLSVRMFAAVVDSETLPEEFTFRSSNETVDTLSRACTAISLNPERRFTIYHCCNPQLDHYDLEPADFGFYWPEVSYESFKRACQARGEKSPLHGYWAVFDHLGKYWLSKNKPMDRLPICDRAIREDCPHPIEWPGMWAKLKCSKEWIMAHREEWPYPIAQSRLDFDCLIARAERYAQDRGVPFDLAYPAWMRQSLQQLVGAMKAPDAKLLEDRLSDNVFELSRFLRNNAELAHERRQHPEIEREEITRPVFIVGINRTGTTYLHRLMSRDKRFWVLRLYEYAEPVLWTGEYATIAGTPDDPRRARMQGMLDASGILKILEGVHDFNVDEPEEDFPVFRMAFSAWVSIARFHIPEYGRWLAENGSGDAYAYHRRIIQHFAWQRRQQQPEYCAQWLFKMPFHLMELETLIETYPDALFIQTHREPSQFMGSWNSLVERVRSQSSEPRPPHELGAEQLAFMSNMMDKAVDFRLAHPELESRWMDVNYFDLIEDPFGVVRSIYKHFGWTLEQAAVDTMKEWQFQQDEQRRTETRHRYDLKDYGLTAEAVNDAFARYREFITVSGIRNSRL, from the coding sequence ATGATCGAAAAAACCGTTGCCGACACGGCGGTGGCCCCGCTTGTTGGATCTTTGCCACCGCATTGCCAGAGAGACGTCGATACCCTTCGTCGATTCGTTCACGAGACAATCAGCAGAGAAGCACCGGCCGCCGCTGTCTCTCCGAGTGATTTCAAAGAGGTATTTCTGACCGGAGCGACCGGTTTCATCGGTCGTTTCTTTTTGTTGGATCTCTTGCAGCAGAGCACCGATCTGGTGGTTCACTGCATTGTCCGGGCCGATAACGCCAAACATGGTTTTGAACGTATCCGCGCCGCCCTGCAGCAAGCCGATATCTGGGATGAGAGGTTTGCTCCGCGCATAAGTGTGATCGTCGGAGACATCGGTCAGACTCAATTCGGTCTTCCCGCAGAACAATTCGACTCTCTTTGTCAGCGGATCGACGCTGTCTATCATCTTGCCGCCGATATCAATCTCACTTCGTCTTATCTCGACATACGCACGATCAATACGTTTAGCATTCGCAATGCGCTCGAATTGTGTTTACGCAGACGCTTCAAGCACTTGTTCTACGCCTCGACCATGGGTGTGTTCCCCCAGTATTTCTGCGCCTTCGCACACGAATTCAAGCACAGCCGCATCGACCACCAGATGCAACCGGACCTCGAAAGCATGAAGAGGATGTTTCCAATCGGATTGCTCGGCTACCCGTGGAGCAAGCTGACATCCGAGCAGATCCTTCTTTTTGCGCAACAGGCCGGTATGCCTTTGGCGATTTTTCGGCTGCCGCAAATCAGTCTGTCCAGCGCGGGATATACCCCGGCGAACGATTTGAGTGTGCGGATGTTTGCTGCAGTGGTCGATAGCGAGACATTGCCGGAAGAATTTACATTTCGATCCAGCAACGAAACAGTCGATACGCTGAGTCGAGCCTGTACGGCTATTTCTTTGAATCCCGAACGGCGTTTCACGATCTATCATTGTTGCAACCCGCAGTTGGATCATTACGACCTCGAACCCGCCGATTTCGGATTCTATTGGCCCGAGGTTTCCTACGAGTCGTTCAAACGCGCCTGCCAGGCACGTGGCGAAAAATCGCCGCTCCATGGTTACTGGGCAGTGTTTGATCATTTAGGGAAATACTGGTTGAGCAAAAACAAGCCGATGGACAGGTTGCCCATTTGTGACCGCGCCATCCGTGAGGACTGTCCGCACCCGATAGAGTGGCCGGGCATGTGGGCCAAGCTTAAGTGCTCCAAAGAATGGATTATGGCTCATCGGGAGGAATGGCCGTATCCCATTGCACAGAGCCGCCTGGACTTCGACTGCCTGATTGCCCGGGCCGAGCGCTACGCTCAAGACCGGGGCGTCCCCTTTGACCTGGCGTATCCTGCGTGGATGCGTCAAAGCCTGCAGCAATTGGTCGGAGCTATGAAAGCACCTGATGCCAAACTGTTGGAGGACAGGCTTAGTGATAATGTTTTCGAACTGAGCCGCTTCTTGCGCAACAATGCCGAGTTGGCCCACGAACGGCGGCAGCACCCGGAGATCGAACGCGAGGAGATCACTCGGCCGGTCTTCATCGTCGGGATTAACCGTACCGGCACAACCTACCTGCATCGCCTGATGTCTCGCGACAAACGTTTTTGGGTGCTACGGCTATACGAGTACGCCGAGCCGGTCCTCTGGACGGGTGAATACGCAACCATAGCGGGCACACCCGATGACCCCCGCCGGGCGCGGATGCAGGGAATGCTTGATGCATCCGGTATCTTAAAGATTTTGGAGGGGGTTCACGATTTCAACGTCGATGAGCCAGAGGAGGATTTCCCTGTCTTCAGGATGGCCTTCTCGGCATGGGTCTCTATCGCTCGATTCCATATACCGGAATACGGTCGGTGGCTGGCCGAGAACGGCTCAGGAGATGCTTACGCCTACCACCGCCGCATCATACAGCATTTCGCATGGCAACGACGACAGCAGCAGCCCGAGTACTGCGCGCAGTGGCTGTTCAAGATGCCCTTTCATCTCATGGAACTGGAGACCTTGATCGAGACCTATCCAGACGCCCTGTTCATCCAGACCCACCGCGAGCCCTCGCAGTTCATGGGGTCGTGGAATAGCCTGGTGGAACGGGTGCGCTCCCAGTCCAGTGAGCCGCGCCCGCCGCACGAACTCGGTGCTGAGCAACTCGCTTTCATGAGCAACATGATGGATAAGGCCGTGGACTTCCGGCTGGCCCATCCCGAACTGGAGTCCCGCTGGATGGATGTGAACTACTTCGATCTGATTGAGGACCCTTTTGGCGTGGTTCGCAGCATCTATAAACACTTTGGCTGGACCCTTGAACAGGCGGCTGTTGATACCATGAAAGAGTGGCAATTCCAGCAAGACGAGCAACGACGAACTGAGACGCGGCATCGCTACGACCTGAAGGATTACGGTCTCACTGCAGAGGCGGTCAATGATGCTTTTGCGCGGTATCGGGAGTTTATCACGGTGTCTGGTATTCGGAACTCTCGTTTGTAA
- a CDS encoding B12-binding domain-containing radical SAM protein, translating to MPNALLVYPEHPPTYWGANFALEIVGIKAAFPPLGLITIAAMFPPEYDLRVVDMNVTPLEESDLEWADMVFTSTMIVQRVSLQAVIDRCNRAGVPVVAGGPHPTTFHDEIEGVEHFVLDEGEEIFPEFLRDLENGTAKAIYREPRKPDVTQTPLPRFDLIDMKNYHTMGVQFSRGCPFDCEFCDITKLYGRVPRTKTPDQMVNEFELLYRLGWRGQVFLVDDNFIGNKRDAMNLLPVLAEWQRARGYPFTLLTEASVNLARMGELMDAMIEAGFDTVFLGIETPNPKALLKTKKPQNVSKREENYLFNAVRKIQQKGMRVDGGFILGLDGDDEDVFDAQIDFIQEVGIPVAPIYLLTALKGTDMYNRLKSENRLLEVSIGGNATTLNFRPEMDPRILIEGYRRVTATLYDPTLENYFKRCLTLFEHLKPVPHLLKPRSKNAIYADLMGLRGRLSANQVPAYMNFIAKVSKDHPRMLSEAISLAALGYHFEKITSQQNAIHGFKEFLAAELEMFKEARVRDVEEIGNQRQALLTRVQARYESIPDDFRYNEDGIEHALENFRFAVNAQAEHLAAV from the coding sequence ATGCCTAATGCGCTTCTGGTTTATCCCGAACACCCACCGACCTACTGGGGGGCGAATTTCGCTCTGGAGATTGTGGGAATAAAGGCTGCGTTTCCGCCTCTGGGTCTGATCACTATCGCCGCGATGTTTCCACCGGAATACGACCTCCGCGTCGTGGATATGAATGTGACGCCCCTGGAGGAGTCGGACCTGGAGTGGGCTGATATGGTGTTTACCTCCACCATGATCGTTCAGCGAGTCTCTCTGCAGGCCGTTATAGATCGATGTAATCGGGCTGGTGTTCCCGTGGTGGCTGGTGGACCCCATCCCACCACATTTCATGATGAGATTGAAGGCGTGGAGCATTTTGTGCTGGATGAGGGTGAAGAGATCTTTCCCGAATTTTTGCGAGACCTGGAGAACGGCACTGCTAAAGCCATCTATCGAGAGCCGCGAAAACCGGATGTGACCCAGACGCCGCTCCCACGCTTTGACCTCATCGATATGAAGAATTACCACACAATGGGCGTTCAGTTCTCGCGTGGGTGTCCATTTGATTGTGAATTCTGCGACATCACGAAGCTCTATGGTCGCGTGCCTCGCACCAAGACGCCGGATCAGATGGTGAACGAGTTTGAATTGCTGTATCGACTGGGTTGGCGAGGTCAGGTTTTCCTGGTTGACGACAATTTCATCGGCAACAAGCGAGATGCGATGAATCTGCTGCCGGTGCTCGCCGAGTGGCAAAGGGCACGTGGGTATCCCTTTACATTGCTCACGGAGGCGAGTGTGAATCTCGCGCGTATGGGTGAATTGATGGATGCTATGATCGAAGCGGGTTTCGATACTGTGTTTCTGGGCATTGAAACCCCCAATCCCAAGGCGTTGCTCAAGACTAAGAAACCACAGAATGTCAGCAAGCGGGAAGAGAATTATCTCTTCAATGCCGTTCGCAAAATCCAGCAGAAAGGGATGCGAGTCGATGGAGGTTTCATCCTGGGTCTGGATGGTGATGATGAGGATGTATTTGATGCCCAGATCGACTTTATCCAGGAAGTGGGCATTCCCGTGGCCCCAATCTATTTGTTGACTGCTTTGAAGGGTACGGATATGTACAATCGTCTAAAGTCGGAGAACCGGCTTTTGGAGGTTTCTATCGGGGGTAATGCTACGACCCTCAACTTCAGGCCAGAAATGGATCCCAGAATATTGATTGAGGGGTATCGACGCGTGACAGCCACGCTCTATGACCCGACGCTCGAGAACTATTTCAAGCGCTGCCTGACGTTGTTTGAGCACCTCAAGCCAGTCCCACACTTGCTGAAACCGAGGAGTAAGAATGCGATTTATGCAGACCTTATGGGGTTGCGCGGGAGACTTTCCGCCAATCAAGTTCCCGCCTACATGAATTTTATCGCCAAAGTCTCTAAAGACCATCCTCGCATGCTCTCAGAGGCAATCAGCCTGGCTGCTCTGGGCTATCACTTTGAAAAAATCACCAGTCAGCAGAATGCTATCCATGGTTTCAAGGAATTTCTGGCGGCCGAGTTGGAGATGTTCAAGGAAGCACGGGTTCGGGATGTGGAAGAAATTGGGAACCAGAGGCAAGCGTTGCTCACGCGAGTTCAGGCGCGTTACGAATCAATACCCGATGATTTTCGCTATAATGAAGATGGAATTGAGCATGCTTTGGAGAACTTCCGATTCGCCGTGAATGCACAGGCAGAACACCTGGCGGCGGTGTAA